The Spinacia oleracea cultivar Varoflay chromosome 2, BTI_SOV_V1, whole genome shotgun sequence DNA segment TGAGCCACTCAAGGCTTCCACGTGGATCTCTGAAATAATGCCATGAGCAATCAGACCTCAAATTCGATGCATCTACTTGTTTCGAATTTCTGATtgtaaaggaaaatttggtaatttgaTCTGTCTAGTGATTGTCGCAAGGAACTAAAAATTTGgtattaaatttattcatcctATCCTTGGAACTCTGAAAGCATGTCATACTGATAGCAACCCCACACATACCGAAAGGGATCTGAAGTATGCATATAAGAGAAGAAAAACGGGAAAGATTGCTCGGTTAAGGTCTGTCGTCATTGTTTGTCGTGTAACAATGTATCCTTTGGAACTTTGTACTGACAGGGAATGAAATTAGTGCctaggaaaagaaaggaaaatgtaaaaattataaGGCAATCAGACTAAAGAAAAATTTATATAAGAAGAAAAGTACAAGGTTGTATACAATATAGAAAcaattaaattagttttttcTTATAGAATTACTGTCTGTTTTTTTGTTATGAGGTCTTCTACTTTACTTTCTCATCAGGTGCTCTGCTTTCCTACCTGCTCCAACCTGTTTATATAACTTCCATCACCATCGGGAGATCATGCAGTAGTTCTCAAAACCTTCCCCTGAAGGATACCTTGAGGAGGGCTTTGTGTGATAGGCTACTACCTTTATCAAATATGTTACTTGGTCCTTTTCTGGTGAATGAGGTATGTCTTTTGTGTTGTATGTCAATGCAGTAGGCATTTCGACTCATAAAAATATTGACCTCTTGATTCTGCAGCCTTTATTTTTTGAAGCTCCTGTCCCACCTAAGGAATTCCAGCATCTTGGTTCTTCTCAGGTTACATTAACTTGCGGGTGAGTCTTTGTTTGGTAGTTCATTTCCTGGTGGTGAATATGTGGCTTTCAGTTGCAAAATTTAACTCGTTCTGGTGCACAGGTACTCTATATGCTGGAATAAGCATGAATTGCACGAGGTTATCCTTGGGACAACTGGAAGAAAGCAAGGAACCTCTTCAAAGGGAGCATTATTTCCGTCCACACAGTCATCCTTGTGCaagtaatttttaatttatgtaGTCTGTAACCCTGTTTGCTTAATCAATTCATCGTGATGCTTTTCCCCTAGGATAATCATAACTTGGTTAAGTTAATTACTGAAGTTATGATAAAATATATGCTACAAATGTTTAAGGTGAGGTTGCTTATATATGGACGGCTGAACCTCCTCAGAGGCTGAGACTTAGCGTTGAACTGTTGATAATATGTGTGTTCACATAGATGTTTAAAGTGTGATTCGCTATCTTCTTTCATATGACATATCAGTTACTGTGCATATTGCAGGAGGAGATTGTTGGAATGTTTTTTGTCCTTGAGGCACAACTCTTTGGCTGATTGGAAAAATAAAGCAATTTCATACAGAGAACTCAAGGTAACATGCATATCAAATTGATGGCTTTAATGCACTTCACTGAAGTGAGTACCTTAATTGATGTATCTCTTAAGTCATTACGTAAGTAGCATAAGCTTCGTGCCCGTGTTCTCGGACTTGTGTGATTGTGCTGAAACTTTCTTGTTTTGCTACAGATGTATCAGAAGTGTTGTACAATGTTCAAAATTGCTGTCTTTGTGATGTTTACGTCATTGCATTTGAACTTACTCCCAGTTTATAGTTTAGAccattttcttttcttccccACCCCCCTAGTTCACTAGTTGTGATGGTGAAGAAAATACCTCTGCTTATCTCTATATAATTTGTCCACCTCGGTTACTAGCTAGACACAGCTAGAATGGTCACACCCGTCGGTAACGAACTTCAAAGAAAATATTCGCTTGTAGTTGTTTACTCAAGTTCATGGAGGATGTGAATGTAAGTGTTGATCAAATGGTATATACAACTTCCCATGTGTTTGGGTGTTTGAGTTACATAGTACAACCTGCCTGGAATCCTATTTTTTAGCACCGGGACGCAACCCAGTGGGTTGTGGTTATTGGTGACTTCTTGGAAGTCCTAGGAAGTACTTACATAAGCAGGTGAGTTAGCTCTAGGAGACAGGGATTCCCTATACAACAGCCTGAGCGGACCTTAATATTAGAGATTTAGAGGTCCATTTATGGACCAGGAATATGAAGCTCTGTATGAGTTCCTAACAACATCATGGCTTGCTTAGTTATTGTGGCATTGAGTTTCTAGACCCTTTGCCTTAAGATTAGTCAGTTCTATTTGACGGGGGAGGGATATTCGGTATTCCTCATAGGTAGTGTGTTACTTTGATGTGCTGGAAGTCCTCTATTCGAGCCTAATTCTGTCTAAACCTTATGCGAGTTTTTCCAGTTTGACTTGCTCCCTTGCCGTGGTTAGATATTCTGCCGTCCTAGGTGTAGAGGGACCACTCCAATGGAAAAAGATCCTCTCTGTAAGACAGATCCACCCGATAGAACTGCTGCTTAGAAATAGAAATTTGAAGACCAGAAGCCTCCCTACTGTCCTTGAGCTTAGACAACCTGATAATTTGGGAGGGAAGTTTGTATGTCATAAATTGAAGAATAACAGCCCAGCATTAGTTATGAAGTTAGCTACATAAGAAGCCTCCCTTTGATGCTATCCACTTTTTGGTTCTTTCATTAATGTTTAATCCCTTCCTATTTCCAGAATAACTTTCCTGCTGTTCTGAAATTCGAAATTTGCTATAAATATATTTCTGCAGGAAAATGCTCACGAGTACAATCAAATGTCTAAGATTTTGAAGGGAACCCCTTCTTTCTGCAATTGGCTCTTGAAACCTGTTGATTCTGATATGTTCTCTATTAGCATGTAGTGAGGTAAGTGACTCTCTTTGAGCTAATTTGATACTGATACAAAACCTTGGATGGGCAAATAAACTACTTGCAGAAATGGTAACTGTTAATTGAATATATATATGAATTTGGTGTTGTTGGTTATGTGGATACAATCTCTTCTCCACGAGATTGGTGTGACTCTTCCTCAAATACCCGCCATTATTTTAAGAAATCGGGTGCTACTAGTTTTATTGCCAACCCAGTTTTTCTCTCACACATGAATCTTGCACTAGAATTTCAGTTTGTTAGAAAGCAAGGTTCAGTTGAGCAATATTCTGATGCCCTTGCTAAAACACATTTTCAGGTGTAAAGTTAAAAGGCTCAACAGTACAGACTACACATAAGGATTTGTCCTTTCTTCCTATTCATTTATACTTGAAAATGCTTGCAACGAAACATGGAACACCTCATGAACATTCAACGGCGTAAATATTGTGACCCCAAAATACTTTTCAACATCCATCATATACACAAGAAAATATCTTGTTTGGCACATGTAATACGTTTACCTATCTATCATATACTAGAAGATGGTGACTTGAAGCCCCACTCACTTACTCAAAAGTATAAATGAATTTCTATAGTTTTATTTCCTGATTTGGGGTTGGCAGTGTTGATTTACTAAAATAGACATCAAACCAAGCCATGACTGCCAAGAAAAATGAAGTTAAGTTGTTTGGTTGGAAATCTTTGGGTTGTGGAAGTGATTATGCACTCAATAAGCTTAGCGTGGTTGCAGGGCCGCGGTATCGAGACTCGAAGAAAGCCTCGGTTGCTACCTATGTCTCCTCCTTTCTATTCGTCTTCTTCATGCTCTTCTTTAGCTACCAAGTTTTTGCTGGTTGGACGGATTTTGTAAGTCTAATACTTCGTATTGAAAtttgatttatttgttttaaataaGGATTTTTGCTTAGATATTGGATCAAAATTTTCGATTTCTCAAATAATTTTGCTTCCCTCTATTAATGCATTTATATTAGCTTTAGATTGTGCTTATATTATACATTTCATTAGTAGGACTATGATATCTTGATATTGATACTAGTCTCATAATCTCTCCTAATTCTAGTCAGGATCTCCAGTACAAAAAACGAGTATTTCGACAACTTCGAAACCCTTTTCATCAGAGCTAATAACAATCTTCCCATTTACATCAAagccaaaacaacaacaatatccACTACAATGCACCACCAAGGGTGCATACAAATCATGCCCTCACAACTATCCTACCAATTACAGCCTTACAAATCTTGGCCGTCCATCGACATGCCCAGATTACTTCCGTTGGATCCACGAAGATTTACGGCCATGGAAGGAGACGGGTGTCACGAGGCAAATGGTGGAGGCGGCTCGAAAGACGGCTCACTTTAGGCTAGTGATTCTAGAAGGAAGGGTGTATGTAGAGAAGTATAGGGAGTCATTACAAACTAGAGATGAATTCACTTTGTGGGGGATCCTACAGCTTTTAAGGAGGTACCCTGGGAGATTGCCTAATTTGGAGCTAATGTTTGATTGTGATGATAGGCCTGTTATTCCTGCAAAGAATTTCAAGAGGCCCAATTCTGGCCCACCACCTTTGTTCAAGTATTGCTCTGATCCATGGAGTTTGGATCTGGTATTCCCTGATTGGTCCTTTTGGGGTTGGTAAGTTAAGCTTCTCTTGGAACAAACAGGGTATTAACTCTTTTTtgtgttcgacttattttgtcaaatttatattatctgaacgaCATTTTGAATTGGGTAGGGCGGAGTGTAACATAAAACCGTGGAGAAACTCATCTAGTGACATACAAGAAGGTAACAAAGGGACGAAATGGGAGGACAGGGTGCCCTTGGCTTATTGGAGAGGCAACCCCAACGTTGCACCATGGAGGGCTGACTTCCTTAAGTGCAATGCTACCGACACTACTGATTGGAACGTTCGCATTTATACTCAGGTCTCTCCCCCTCTAACTCGAAAAATCTACCGTCTGTTCGATTATTAGGTGGTTTAATACCACCATGATTCACGATAAATTAACACAATAGACATCTAAAATGATTGCAGAATTGGGAAAAACAAGCTAAAGTAGGGTATAAAGAATCCAACATCAAGGATCAATGCACCCATAGGTACgtattttattataatttaatacttcctccgtcttttaatagtcgcaacgtttggacttttgccactatccatataatctactttgactattcttagtgctttttatataagataaaacatagtcatgtgggatcttgttagattcgtctcaatgtgtattttcaaaatatcaactttttataatttttgcataaagagaatttaagataaaaatgatcaaaattgtgcattggcatgcgtgaaactaacaaacgttgcgagtattaaaagacggagtcCCTCAATACCTAAAAGAATCTTTAAGAAACGGAGAGAGTATATTCAAGCTATGATTTTATTCTAATGTTTGCTTCATTTCGTAAAGGTACAAAATCTATATAGAAGGATGGGCTTGGTCAGTTAGTGAGAAGTACATTCTAGGATGTGACTCCATGACATTGGTAGTAAAGCCCACATACCATGATTTTTTCAATAGAGGGATGTTGCCATTGGTCCACTACTGGCCCATTAAAAACAACAATGACAAATGCAAATCTCTCAAGTTTGCTGTTGAATGGGGGAATAATCATACTGATAAGGTAAATTCAATGTTGCATTTCATTTATTTTGGTACGAATGAGTAttctttgtaaaatttaacaaattttgtTACCATTAACTTAAATGAATCTATATGATTGAATAGGCTCAGGAGATAGGGGAAGCTGGAAGTAGGTATATTCATGAGGATATGAAGATGGATTATGTATACGATTACATGTTCCATTTGTTGAGTGAGTATGCGAAACTGTTAAGGTTTAAACCCGCAATTCCACCTAAAGCGGTTGAGCTATGTTCCGAGGCAATGGCGTGTGAAGCTAAAGGTAATTGGAGGAAGTTCATGGATGAATCCTTGGAAAAATATCCAAGTAATGGAGTTCCTTGTAATATGCCTCCTCCTTATGACCCTTTAGGTCTAAGGGGCTTTTTTGAGAAGAAAGCCAATTTGACAAGGCAAGTGGAGATGTGGGAAGATGAGTATTGGGGACAATTTAACCCTAAAAGAAAACCTTGATTGAATTAGATATTTCATATTATTGTTTATGGTAAACACTTTCCTAAATTTATGACGATTTGTTGTCCTTGCATTTCTCTCTTTCTGTTACTTCATCCGTTTCACAAATACTTGTAACGTTTGTTCTTTGTCGACAATTTGTCGTACTTACATTTAAATGATGGATTTTGCATGAAAATATCAAAACGAAGACAAAATTAACGTCATCTTATGTACGGGATCGATGCTAAAACTTAACAATGTAGTTGAGATTTTGCTGttactaatacatattttttgaCTCATTAAACCGCCTTCCAAATTATTAAGAGGGGAAAATGTTGAGTAACGTGTAAAGATTTGCTCATTTATTGTATCGTGTTCTTTGGTTGATCCATCATCCATGCCCCTTGTTCCCGTATTACACTAGACATATATAGTGGACTAGTGGTATGATTAAATGAAGATGACATGAGATGTTGATTTCTGTCAACCATATACGTAACTTTGTACATAAAATAATGTGCTACGTGCATTGCCAAAAATTTACACATACAAGTTATTATTTCTgtaaaaagataaataaatttaagaagtataagtttttatttttatacataagtaaaaaaccttaaaattaaattaaacttaatAAATCAGCAATTGTAGTTTTAGTATATGCATCATCATTCGTTCATTCTTCAACGTTGTCAGAGATGAGAATCTGatgaataaaattaattaagagTATTAATAATAAAACACACTAGGAATCTGAAACTCAATAATGGATCCAACAAATTATCGTATTATAAATCTTGAAATTGCTAGATTAACCAACCAACGTAATGGACCAGACATGTTCTCTCACTGACTCTCAACTCTCCAATTCCCAAAcctaaatttaaaatatacttTCCAAAAAAGCTTGGATACAAGTCAAACTTAGTTAGCTTGACAATATTAATTATCATATTTATCAAACACACATCTCAACTAATCAACAACTCTTTTCCTTGTACGGAGTAGCACTCACCACGTACTTTTTACTTGTCTAATTTGTTTTATACATATGGGGTAGTTTCTATAACTCAAATTTAAATATCTATACATTTTCAATTACGTGCTATAATTAAATACGAAGTATCTATTCTTTTGTACTCCCTAAGTTGCAACACACCATCTTGAAGTGCAACTTAAAGAAGAAACACCCAATGTAAAAAAGAGAGCATAGAAAATCAATGtatcaaattaaataaattatttttaccaCTGATAACAGGAAGAGTCAGATTGTTACGatttatataattttaattttaactaaTAATGTCCATTTGGCTTTTATAATCACTTACTTTAATAGCTTGACGTGTTGCAACTATTTAGAAATGAAGCAAATATGACCGGAGTATACATTTTCTCACTCACAAGTCACGAGTCACGAGTCACAACTCTCCATTTCACCATTCGCCAactgaaagaaaataaataaaaataatactccctccgtatttatttaagagatacacttgtcttttccggccgtatttatattaattatctaattaaataatatatctaatttaccCACCCATCTCCAaccccaaaatgacatggtcacttgtttacttattaaaatatctatccaaccctacttgttttattcttttaattcattcaattcttttttcttAATATACGTGACCgtccaagtgtatctcttacataaatacggagggagtaaatcaAAGTTAGCTTGAGAAGACCATCGAAGGACACATGCCAACAAATCAACATCACCTTTCTCTTActactctattaattaattaatactccaCTCCGTATCATTAAAGAAAAGCAAACtgttaattatttcattttgtcTTGGAAGTAGTTGGTTATGAAATTatacttaaataaaatattctttactttcataaattataattttctgggGTGCTCAACATTTTTGACAATAAGAACAGAATAAGATCGTATTGCTAATCTAAGCTCAAAATAAGAAGTTCCTTAAAAAAGTTCACCCCCACCAAAAACAATTGAAATGGTGGTGGGGAAGATCGACTTGGGATGGCTTACTACTATCAATAAGAAGTTCATTCTCTACTATTTCTACATCCTCCTCTTTATTGGTTCCTTTCTTCTCGCTCGACGTTTCGATCACATTTTGGTGAGTCCTCTTTTCTCTTCTATTCAGCTTCTTGTTCCAGTAATTAGATGGTCTGGTAACTGGAGAGAATCTAATGGCTTCTTTGAATTTTCTGGGTGTGATCGTTTACCAGTTTATGCACGTGTCCCATCAGAACACCGTCGTATTAGAATGTTACATATAATTTGTGATTCATTTGTAATTGGAATCGAATTTGATGCTAATTCCTTGTTTGTTTGATTTCACAGCCATCAATTGCAATCCCAACATACAGCAAATCTCCAGATTTAAGCAATAGCAATACCCAAAACACCACAAAAGTCTCACTTAAAATCACCCAGAAAAATGGCACACAATTCCCCCTTATTTGTCCCCAAACAAACACAAACCAAACATGCCTTAGCAACAATTACCCAACCACAATGGAAGTTGACGAAGCGGAGATCATATCATCCTCGATCGAAACGTGCCCGAGTTACTTCCGATGGATCCACGAAGATTTGAACCCTTGGAAGAAGAACCCCAAAGGGATAACAAAGGAAATGGTAGAATCTGGAAAAAGTTTAGCAAATTTCAGGCTAATAATATTGGATGGAAGGGTTTATGTTGAAAAGTACAAAAGAGGTCACCAAACAAGAGATAAGTTCACAATATGGGGGATTCTGCAACTTGTAAGATTGTATCCTGGAAAATTGCCTGATTTGGATTTAATGTTTGAGTTAGATGATAAACCAGTGATTAAGAAGAGTGATTATGATGAAGCTGGTGCAGTTAATTCAAGTCCTCCTGTTCCTATGTTTCACTACTATGGGGATGATCTGCATTTTGATATTCCCTTTCCAGATTGGTCTTTTTGGGGTTGGTAATGTTTCTCTTCTCCTTCATTTGTTTTACACTTTTACGTTACATTGTCTCCACTTCTTATATTTACGGTTTTTACATGATTTTACCCAAACGCTCTCTTTCTCTTATTATAGCTCTTGCTGATTAGACTGGTTTTATTATACATCCGGGTGTATTTAGAGTTAGGTGCACGTAAGAGTATATCCTGCATCTGGGTGGTATTTAGAGTTCGGAAATAATAAAGGTTACAACTTGCAATTTTTAAGCCGTGTCATACTGTCATAACATAACATGCTTATGTATCATGAACGTAAttagaaactaaaatatttacatGTTTGTTAGGTGCACGTAAGGGTGTGATTAAGGATAGTTTTATTTTAAACAAGGTTGATTTAGAATAATGTATGGGCCCACTGTCGGGTTAATTCATATAATTGTGAAATGGGCCCGTTATTAGAAGAGATGGGCCGCCAGTGTAGTCGAATTAGTTATCCGTAATATACTTTTCTTTACGTATAAGTTAAAAAGTTTGTGTTAAGTAATTGGTGTCACCTTGTCAGTGGGGCAGTGGGCCAATGTCTTCAAGCAGCAATGCAAGTTGGCAATGATGAAAACATGTACGTAGTCGTGATtaacaaagaaaataaattaggaaATTGTTTGGTTGACGTCTTGACCAGGAATCTCGATAGTTACTGAATGGTGAGTTCATTTTGGGAGAGATTGTTACGGAGTAGAATTTAGAGTTAATATGACGCTGAATTTGGTAGAGAGAATCCGTATTCAATCTCCCGCAATAATAACTGGGAGGGGACTAGAATCTATCCACCCAAAACTTCCCAAATCCGTATTAACcaaagggtgaaccgggtgctaacaccaaaaataaACTACTATGTCTAAGTAACGCACAATTTTATGTTAGTAAATAGTAGTATCTAGTATGTATTTGATGATTGATAAAAAAGAAACACTCCATATACATGATTGTATTAATTAATAAGTATAGTATGGGGTGATGCAGGCATGAGAAAAACATAAAGCCCTGGGAGAATCAATTAAAGGAAATAGAGGAAGGCAACCAAAAGGTAAAATGGACAAAAAGAGTTCCCCATGCTTATTGGAAAGGCACTTCATCCATGGGAACTAGAAGAAACCTTCTTAGGTGTAATTCTACCCGATGGAAGGCTGACATTTATGAACAGGTAACAATTCTTCTTCCTTTTCGTTTTCAATTTCTAACTCTACCTGAAGTTATCGAGAGAAACCCAATCCTGCACAGACAAAAACCTAAACTCAACCCTCGACCCATTTATCATGGGTTTATTCATAAATAAATTGCATTTTATATGATTCGATCTGAAATTGCCCCGAAATTAAATCCAAATCTGGTTCATTTTGCCTAAATTGTCGGCTACTCATCATCTCTAAGTTGACCTTTCTTTTCGTTGGCCGCAGGAAGTTGAACAAGGCTCAAAACAATCAAATATGGCAGATCAATGCACCCACAGGTAAGTCCACTCTCAATTTCTTCACTTACTTGACCGTGGTATACTTGTGTACGGATTAGTATTCACATGGTCACACCACAATTTTTTTTGAGAGGAAGTCACACCACATTTAGTACAAGGTCATTATTTTAACAAAGAGTAGCAACGCTAGTCAAAATTTACATTCATGGACTCATGGTAGTACATATTACCCTCGTCCCAAAATAACATGTCACAGATGAGTTCGATAATGTTAAGTCCGTCTAATTGCATAGGGTGACACGTGTTACCTATCAGATACTCGTAATCATTAACTAATTGCATATGGTAATTAATTATGTTGAAAATGAAGGTACAAGATATACATGGAAGGAAAAGGATGGTCAAGGAGTGAGAAGTACATCCAAGCTTGTGATTCAATGTTACTAATAATCCAACCACAATACTATGAGTTTTTTACCAGAAGTTTACTGCCATTAAAGCATTATTGGCCTATTAATCCTTCCAAATTATGTGATTCCATCAAATTTGCAGTCAACTGGGGAAACAAACATCCGGACAAGGTACACCTACCTCTGCTTCTCATCTCTTAATTTTTTCCCCTTCTAGAATAAGTGAATAACCTTTTTCCCGGGTGTTATTAGATCTAGTTTTCTATCATACCGTCTTACACTTATTTAACTGTCAAATCATATCTAATAGTACGATATATTTGTAGGAGATTGGTGACGATAACATGTGGTTAGATAGTTAGTAAACTACTAAACTGTCACGTAGTCTTTTACAAGAATTTATAGTGTCGTTATATGGAAAAAATACAAACGAGTTTGCATTTCTTTGACTTgtccaaaaacaaaaataatcaaCAAAATAAGCACCAAAATGTTTAGTGCTGTAGCATCAATTTTAGTCTTCAAATGTTGTTTGAAAATTAAGATCAAGGTACGTGAACTGTCACATGTTTTGTCCTATAACCCATACTGTAATTCAAGGTCGTGTTTGACAATTAGATATGAGTTGTTTAAATATTtggtaaaattaattaattataatttgtagttcatatactccctccgtcccttaatactcgatctgttttgactttttgcactattcacacaattcactttgaccctattttatttatagtatatgaaaataaatgttagtatataatttattgttggcttcatcttaatatatattttcaaaatattaatatttttataagtttttataatatgtagttaaagaaattggtggtcaaaattGTGCATCGGCAatcgtgtccggtcaaaacaggtcgagtattaagggacagagggagtagaaaAATAGCTTTAAGTTGGTCAAAACAACCAAAAACCCATTGAAAGTTGATTTTGAAGCTCAATGAAAAAAATCCGAGCTTGATTTACCCTTACCTCCGTTTCTTAATAAATGCAACATTAACTTGTTTTATCCACGTACCACATTTGAACATCTATATATGCAGGCACAAGAGATTGCAAAGGGTGGAAGCAAATTCATAAAGGAGGAGCTAAGAA contains these protein-coding regions:
- the LOC110789272 gene encoding uncharacterized protein isoform X1, coding for MTAKKNEVKLFGWKSLGCGSDYALNKLSVVAGPRYRDSKKASVATYVSSFLFVFFMLFFSYQVFAGWTDFSGSPVQKTSISTTSKPFSSELITIFPFTSKPKQQQYPLQCTTKGAYKSCPHNYPTNYSLTNLGRPSTCPDYFRWIHEDLRPWKETGVTRQMVEAARKTAHFRLVILEGRVYVEKYRESLQTRDEFTLWGILQLLRRYPGRLPNLELMFDCDDRPVIPAKNFKRPNSGPPPLFKYCSDPWSLDLVFPDWSFWGWAECNIKPWRNSSSDIQEGNKGTKWEDRVPLAYWRGNPNVAPWRADFLKCNATDTTDWNVRIYTQNWEKQAKVGYKESNIKDQCTHRYKIYIEGWAWSVSEKYILGCDSMTLVVKPTYHDFFNRGMLPLVHYWPIKNNNDKCKSLKFAVEWGNNHTDKAQEIGEAGSRYIHEDMKMDYVYDYMFHLLSEYAKLLRFKPAIPPKAVELCSEAMACEAKGNWRKFMDESLEKYPSNGVPCNMPPPYDPLGLRGFFEKKANLTRQVEMWEDEYWGQFNPKRKP
- the LOC110789272 gene encoding uncharacterized protein isoform X5 — translated: MKLSCLVGNLWVVEVIMHSISLAWLQGRGIETRRKPRLLPMSPPFYSSSSCSSLATKFLLVGRILPVIPAKNFKRPNSGPPPLFKYCSDPWSLDLVFPDWSFWGWAECNIKPWRNSSSDIQEGNKGTKWEDRVPLAYWRGNPNVAPWRADFLKCNATDTTDWNVRIYTQNWEKQAKVGYKESNIKDQCTHRYKIYIEGWAWSVSEKYILGCDSMTLVVKPTYHDFFNRGMLPLVHYWPIKNNNDKCKSLKFAVEWGNNHTDKAQEIGEAGSRYIHEDMKMDYVYDYMFHLLSEYAKLLRFKPAIPPKAVELCSEAMACEAKGNWRKFMDESLEKYPSNGVPCNMPPPYDPLGLRGFFEKKANLTRQVEMWEDEYWGQFNPKRKP
- the LOC110789272 gene encoding uncharacterized protein isoform X7; its protein translation is MSPPFYSSSSCSSLATKFLLVGRILPVIPAKNFKRPNSGPPPLFKYCSDPWSLDLVFPDWSFWGWAECNIKPWRNSSSDIQEGNKGTKWEDRVPLAYWRGNPNVAPWRADFLKCNATDTTDWNVRIYTQNWEKQAKVGYKESNIKDQCTHRYKIYIEGWAWSVSEKYILGCDSMTLVVKPTYHDFFNRGMLPLVHYWPIKNNNDKCKSLKFAVEWGNNHTDKAQEIGEAGSRYIHEDMKMDYVYDYMFHLLSEYAKLLRFKPAIPPKAVELCSEAMACEAKGNWRKFMDESLEKYPSNGVPCNMPPPYDPLGLRGFFEKKANLTRQVEMWEDEYWGQFNPKRKP
- the LOC110789272 gene encoding uncharacterized protein isoform X2, producing the protein MLFFSYQVFAGWTDFSGSPVQKTSISTTSKPFSSELITIFPFTSKPKQQQYPLQCTTKGAYKSCPHNYPTNYSLTNLGRPSTCPDYFRWIHEDLRPWKETGVTRQMVEAARKTAHFRLVILEGRVYVEKYRESLQTRDEFTLWGILQLLRRYPGRLPNLELMFDCDDRPVIPAKNFKRPNSGPPPLFKYCSDPWSLDLVFPDWSFWGWAECNIKPWRNSSSDIQEGNKGTKWEDRVPLAYWRGNPNVAPWRADFLKCNATDTTDWNVRIYTQNWEKQAKVGYKESNIKDQCTHRYKIYIEGWAWSVSEKYILGCDSMTLVVKPTYHDFFNRGMLPLVHYWPIKNNNDKCKSLKFAVEWGNNHTDKAQEIGEAGSRYIHEDMKMDYVYDYMFHLLSEYAKLLRFKPAIPPKAVELCSEAMACEAKGNWRKFMDESLEKYPSNGVPCNMPPPYDPLGLRGFFEKKANLTRQVEMWEDEYWGQFNPKRKP
- the LOC110789272 gene encoding uncharacterized protein isoform X6, whose amino-acid sequence is MVEAARKTAHFRLVILEGRVYVEKYRESLQTRDEFTLWGILQLLRRYPGRLPNLELMFDCDDRPVIPAKNFKRPNSGPPPLFKYCSDPWSLDLVFPDWSFWGWAECNIKPWRNSSSDIQEGNKGTKWEDRVPLAYWRGNPNVAPWRADFLKCNATDTTDWNVRIYTQNWEKQAKVGYKESNIKDQCTHRYKIYIEGWAWSVSEKYILGCDSMTLVVKPTYHDFFNRGMLPLVHYWPIKNNNDKCKSLKFAVEWGNNHTDKAQEIGEAGSRYIHEDMKMDYVYDYMFHLLSEYAKLLRFKPAIPPKAVELCSEAMACEAKGNWRKFMDESLEKYPSNGVPCNMPPPYDPLGLRGFFEKKANLTRQVEMWEDEYWGQFNPKRKP
- the LOC110789314 gene encoding uncharacterized protein; its protein translation is MVVGKIDLGWLTTINKKFILYYFYILLFIGSFLLARRFDHILPSIAIPTYSKSPDLSNSNTQNTTKVSLKITQKNGTQFPLICPQTNTNQTCLSNNYPTTMEVDEAEIISSSIETCPSYFRWIHEDLNPWKKNPKGITKEMVESGKSLANFRLIILDGRVYVEKYKRGHQTRDKFTIWGILQLVRLYPGKLPDLDLMFELDDKPVIKKSDYDEAGAVNSSPPVPMFHYYGDDLHFDIPFPDWSFWGWHEKNIKPWENQLKEIEEGNQKVKWTKRVPHAYWKGTSSMGTRRNLLRCNSTRWKADIYEQEVEQGSKQSNMADQCTHRYKIYMEGKGWSRSEKYIQACDSMLLIIQPQYYEFFTRSLLPLKHYWPINPSKLCDSIKFAVNWGNKHPDKAQEIAKGGSKFIKEELRMKYVYDYMFHLLNEYGKLMKYKPTIPPKAVQVCSETMACKASGKEKQWKLNSLVKAPSQTSPCTIPPPYDTHHLHKYLNTKEEILRDVEGLSRVG